In Streptococcus parasuis, the following proteins share a genomic window:
- a CDS encoding GBS Bsp-like repeat-containing protein: protein MKKRTLFFLSVCAVALNGYVVHADSLEAPSQLVTVPNLPGTGGQLTVVEEAGQMKAILSNITGEIVGVTGQFKSEKNTGKTIAFTIDASGQYVAYLDRSSFSDEDRTFTLALTVNLIDGSAHNIDDYSFNWVKVAENTNDDSDLIENTSATVASKPVSSGTVVDSVEKDSSSSASETQSSSTASSSLAATVTDSSNATTASTLTSTQTTSSVGSQLRSASLMRIATNSSSQTSAVTKASQIDQTLELKYTGSINSGEVIKFAVWSDENGQDDIVWYNADQTGAAYADLRKHRDYGKYNIHTYVNRNGKMVYLNEIVVDVKASGTVTIENVNDAKGTFDVRVTNISSPKDIASVILPTWSQSDDLRWYEATRQSDGSYKLTVNKKDHQYRTGTYTVHLYYKDSSGGLTGVGGTTTRLTEVKPTGTITIENVNDAQGTFDVRVTNISSPKDIASVILPTWSQSDDLRWYEATRQSDGSYKLTVNKKDHQYRTGTYTVHLYYKDSSGGLKGVGGTTTRLTEVKPTGTITIENVNDAQGTFDVRVTNISSPKDIASVILPTWSQSDDLRWYEATRQSDGSYKLTVNKKDHQYRTGTYTVHLYYKDSSGGLTGVGGTTTRLTEVKPTGTITIENVNDAKGTFDVCVTNISSPKDIASVILPTWSQSDDLRWYEATRQSDGSYKLTVNKKDHQYRTGTYTVHLYYKDSSGGLTGAGGTTTRLTEVKPTGTITIENVNDAQGTFDVRVTNISSPKDIASVILPTWSQSDDLRWYEATRQSDGSYKLTVNKKDHQYRTGAYTVHLYYKDSSGGLTGVGGTTTRLTEVKPTGTITIENVNDAKGTFDVRVTNISSPKDIASVILPTWSQSDDLRWYEATRQSDGSYKLTVNKKDHQYRTGTYTVHLYYKDSSGGLTGAGGTTTVLSEVPVQRSYTVYIDPGHGGVDSGASYGGVYEKNLALSVANKLKANLIQLGYQVLMTRTADYNVDFKTERSKMANQSNADLFISIHFNATGLASSNATGIETYWYQYDPEYQPKINAVMHNDPTRLAESKILANQVQASLISGTGAVNRGVRRETFAVLRETAIPAILVELGFMDNPSDLQKIKQDSYQTKLANALAQGIDNWYGAVGGKPTSGTSTQKKSTEQSQMTVSQQSFFNNILPAIQQVSQKNSIVTSVMLAQSILESGWGTSQLATNAYNIFGIKADSSWKGNTYTVQTKEVVNGKTITVEKQFRAYKSLLESISDYGSFFTSTAWRIKNYASFLQATNYETALTSLLASGYATDPAYAEKLKSLIQRYGLDQYDLN, encoded by the coding sequence GTGAAAAAAAGGACATTATTTTTCTTATCCGTATGCGCGGTCGCTTTAAATGGATATGTTGTTCATGCAGACAGTTTGGAAGCTCCAAGTCAGCTTGTCACTGTACCTAATTTGCCTGGAACTGGTGGCCAATTAACTGTTGTTGAGGAAGCTGGCCAAATGAAGGCGATTCTTTCAAATATTACTGGAGAAATCGTTGGAGTAACTGGTCAGTTTAAGTCAGAAAAGAATACTGGAAAAACGATTGCTTTTACGATTGATGCTAGTGGTCAATATGTGGCCTATTTAGATAGATCAAGTTTTTCTGATGAAGATCGTACCTTTACTTTGGCTTTAACAGTCAACCTTATTGATGGTAGTGCTCATAATATAGATGATTATTCGTTCAACTGGGTTAAAGTAGCTGAAAATACTAATGATGACAGCGATTTGATTGAAAACACTAGCGCAACAGTAGCGTCAAAACCTGTTTCATCTGGGACAGTAGTCGATAGTGTTGAGAAAGATTCTTCATCTTCAGCAAGCGAGACACAAAGTTCTAGTACTGCAAGTTCTTCATTGGCGGCAACTGTAACTGATTCATCGAATGCAACGACCGCTTCTACACTGACTTCAACACAGACTACAAGTTCAGTTGGTAGCCAATTGCGTTCGGCTTCGTTGATGCGTATTGCAACAAATTCTAGTTCCCAAACTAGTGCTGTTACAAAAGCAAGTCAAATTGACCAGACGCTTGAACTGAAATATACTGGTTCTATCAATAGTGGTGAAGTCATTAAATTTGCGGTGTGGTCAGATGAGAATGGTCAAGATGATATTGTTTGGTATAATGCTGACCAAACTGGCGCTGCTTATGCAGATTTAAGAAAACATAGAGACTACGGCAAATATAACATTCATACATACGTAAACCGTAATGGCAAAATGGTTTATCTGAATGAAATTGTTGTAGATGTGAAGGCGAGCGGTACGGTTACAATTGAAAATGTCAATGATGCCAAAGGCACTTTTGATGTTCGTGTCACCAATATCTCTTCACCTAAGGATATAGCGAGTGTTATCTTGCCGACTTGGTCACAGTCAGATGATTTACGTTGGTATGAAGCAACTCGTCAGTCAGATGGAAGTTATAAGCTAACTGTCAATAAGAAGGATCATCAGTACCGCACTGGTACCTATACAGTTCATCTATATTATAAGGACTCAAGTGGTGGTTTAACGGGAGTTGGTGGAACAACAACGCGATTAACAGAAGTAAAACCTACCGGTACAATAACAATTGAAAATGTCAATGATGCCCAAGGCACTTTTGATGTTCGTGTCACCAATATCTCTTCACCTAAGGATATAGCGAGTGTTATCTTGCCGACCTGGTCACAGTCAGATGATTTACGTTGGTATGAAGCAACACGTCAGTCAGATGGAAGTTATAAGTTAACTGTCAATAAGAAGGATCATCAGTATCGCACTGGTACCTATACAGTTCATCTATATTATAAGGACTCAAGTGGTGGTTTAAAGGGAGTTGGTGGAACAACAACGCGTCTAACAGAAGTAAAACCTACCGGTACAATAACAATTGAAAATGTCAATGATGCCCAAGGCACTTTTGATGTTCGTGTCACCAATATCTCTTCACCTAAGGATATAGCGAGTGTTATCTTGCCGACCTGGTCACAGTCAGATGATTTACGTTGGTATGAAGCAACACGTCAGTCAGATGGAAGTTATAAGTTAACTGTCAATAAGAAGGATCATCAGTATCGCACTGGTACCTATACAGTTCATCTATATTATAAGGACTCAAGTGGTGGTTTAACGGGAGTTGGTGGAACAACAACGCGTCTAACAGAAGTAAAACCTACCGGTACAATAACAATTGAAAATGTCAATGATGCCAAAGGCACTTTTGATGTTTGTGTCACCAATATCTCTTCACCTAAGGATATAGCGAGTGTTATCTTGCCGACCTGGTCACAGTCAGATGATTTACGTTGGTATGAAGCAACACGTCAGTCAGATGGAAGTTATAAGTTAACTGTCAATAAGAAGGATCATCAGTACCGCACTGGTACCTATACAGTTCATCTATATTATAAGGACTCAAGTGGTGGTTTAACAGGGGCAGGTGGAACAACAACGCGTCTAACAGAAGTAAAACCTACCGGTACAATAACAATTGAAAATGTCAATGATGCCCAAGGCACTTTTGATGTTCGTGTCACCAATATCTCTTCACCTAAGGATATAGCGAGTGTTATCTTGCCGACCTGGTCACAGTCAGATGATTTACGTTGGTATGAAGCAACTCGTCAGTCAGATGGAAGTTATAAGTTAACTGTCAATAAGAAGGATCATCAGTATCGCACTGGTGCCTATACAGTTCATCTATATTATAAGGACTCAAGTGGTGGTTTAACGGGAGTTGGTGGAACAACAACGCGATTAACAGAAGTAAAACCTACCGGTACAATTACAATTGAAAATGTCAATGATGCCAAAGGCACTTTTGATGTTCGTGTCACCAATATCTCTTCACCTAAGGATATAGCAAGTGTTATCTTGCCGACCTGGTCACAGTCAGATGATTTACGTTGGTATGAAGCAACACGTCAGTCAGATGGAAGTTATAAGTTAACTGTCAATAAGAAGGATCATCAGTATCGCACTGGTACCTATACAGTTCATCTATATTATAAGGACTCAAGTGGTGGTTTAACAGGAGCAGGTGGAACAACAACAGTGTTATCCGAGGTTCCAGTGCAACGATCTTACACAGTCTACATCGATCCAGGTCATGGGGGAGTAGACTCCGGAGCCTCTTATGGTGGAGTTTATGAAAAGAATTTGGCCTTATCTGTTGCAAATAAATTGAAAGCAAATTTAATTCAGTTGGGATATCAGGTTCTGATGACTAGAACAGCTGATTATAATGTTGATTTCAAAACAGAGCGCTCAAAGATGGCCAATCAAAGTAATGCAGACTTATTTATCAGTATTCACTTTAATGCGACTGGCTTAGCATCTTCGAATGCCACTGGTATTGAAACCTATTGGTATCAATATGATCCAGAATATCAACCTAAAATTAATGCTGTGATGCATAACGATCCAACTCGATTAGCTGAAAGTAAAATCTTAGCCAATCAAGTTCAAGCAAGTCTTATAAGCGGAACTGGTGCAGTCAATAGAGGTGTACGACGTGAAACTTTTGCTGTATTGCGAGAAACTGCAATTCCAGCAATCCTTGTTGAACTTGGATTTATGGATAATCCATCTGATTTGCAGAAGATTAAACAGGATTCTTATCAAACGAAACTGGCTAATGCTCTAGCACAGGGTATTGATAACTGGTATGGTGCTGTTGGAGGTAAACCCACATCAGGAACTTCTACACAGAAAAAATCTACTGAGCAAAGTCAGATGACAGTTAGTCAACAATCATTTTTCAACAATATATTGCCGGCAATTCAGCAAGTTTCTCAAAAAAATAGTATTGTAACGAGTGTAATGTTAGCCCAATCCATTCTAGAAAGTGGTTGGGGTACTTCTCAACTGGCCACAAATGCTTATAACATATTCGGTATTAAGGCAGATTCGAGTTGGAAGGGGAATACATATACTGTTCAAACAAAAGAAGTCGTGAACGGAAAAACAATAACTGTTGAAAAACAATTCCGAGCTTACAAGTCTCTTTTAGAAAGTATTTCTGATTATGGTAGTTTCTTTACTTCAACTGCTTGGAGAATAAAGAACTATGCAAGTTTCTTGCAAGCAACAAATTATGAAACAGCATTAACTAGCTTATTAGCATCAGGTTATGCAACAGATCCAGCATATGCTGAAAAATTAAAGTCATTAATACAGCGATATGGATTGGATCAATATGATTTAAATTAG
- the tnpB gene encoding IS66 family insertion sequence element accessory protein TnpB (TnpB, as the term is used for proteins encoded by IS66 family insertion elements, is considered an accessory protein, since TnpC, encoded by a neighboring gene, is a DDE family transposase.) has translation MTIRLSDLGQVYLVCGKTDMRQGIDSLAYLVKSHFNLDPFSGQVYLFCGGRKDRFKALYWDGQGFWLLYKRFENGKLTWPNNEEEVKALTSEQVDWLMKGFSISPKINVSKSRDFY, from the coding sequence ATGACCATCCGACTCAGTGATTTAGGTCAAGTCTACTTGGTTTGCGGGAAAACGGATATGCGTCAAGGGATTGATTCTCTCGCCTACCTTGTCAAAAGTCATTTCAATCTGGATCCCTTCTCCGGTCAGGTCTATCTCTTCTGCGGAGGTCGAAAAGATCGATTCAAAGCTCTTTATTGGGATGGACAGGGATTTTGGTTATTGTATAAACGTTTTGAAAATGGGAAATTGACCTGGCCAAACAATGAAGAGGAGGTTAAGGCGCTAACTTCCGAGCAGGTGGACTGGCTCATGAAAGGATTTTCTATCAGTCCAAAAATAAATGTTTCAAAAAGTCGTGATTTCTATTGA